A window of the Verminephrobacter eiseniae EF01-2 genome harbors these coding sequences:
- a CDS encoding molybdenum cofactor biosynthesis protein MoaE, with protein MGLPRVVIQTQDFDLSSEIAALRRDNRGVGAVCSFVGVVRDRNPPSRGGLPVEDAGDAVLSIELEHYPGMTEKSIEAMVDEAVRRFDIVGARVIHRVGRLQPLEQIVLVAVASAHRGQGFQACEFLIDYLKTQAPFWKKEHTPQGVRWVDARVSDDAALARWGIMAGNA; from the coding sequence ATGGGCCTGCCCCGCGTCGTCATCCAGACCCAGGACTTTGACCTGTCCAGCGAAATCGCTGCCTTGCGCCGCGACAACAGGGGCGTGGGCGCCGTCTGCAGCTTTGTCGGCGTGGTGCGCGACAGGAATCCGCCTTCCCGGGGCGGCCTGCCGGTCGAGGACGCGGGCGATGCCGTGCTGTCGATCGAGTTGGAGCATTATCCCGGCATGACTGAAAAATCCATCGAGGCGATGGTCGATGAGGCGGTGCGGCGCTTCGACATCGTTGGCGCGCGCGTCATCCACCGCGTCGGGCGGCTGCAACCGCTCGAGCAGATCGTGCTGGTGGCCGTGGCCAGTGCCCACCGGGGGCAGGGCTTTCAGGCCTGCGAGTTTCTGATCGACTACCTCAAGACCCAGGCGCCTTTCTGGAAAAAGGAACACACTCCCCAGGGCGTGCGCTGGGTGGACGCCCGGGTCAGCGACGACGCGGCGTTGGCGCGCTGGGGCATCATGGCCGGCAATGCCTGA
- a CDS encoding lytic transglycosylase domain-containing protein, with protein sequence MISGMIAACMAAARHSLDFVGLAVAFVVMALVARPDLREAGEAQLMNWLQARQMPSGPLDAAKAGARAKAGKPEDLPRDQAAVTFWLSKKYRVAPEPLSVLVARAYDAGTQSGIDPTLILAVMGIESGFNPFAQSAVGAQGLMQVMTRVHTDKYQNFGGQLAAFDPVSNLRVGVEILQECIARAGSIEGGLRHYVGSANMVDDGGYAARVMAEHARLRQVASARALPISGWGQSGACSACAPRPPA encoded by the coding sequence ATGATCTCCGGCATGATCGCCGCTTGTATGGCCGCCGCCCGGCACAGCCTGGACTTTGTCGGCCTGGCCGTGGCCTTTGTCGTCATGGCCTTGGTGGCCCGCCCGGACCTGCGCGAAGCGGGCGAGGCGCAGTTGATGAACTGGCTGCAAGCCCGCCAAATGCCCTCTGGCCCGCTCGACGCAGCAAAAGCCGGCGCGCGCGCCAAGGCGGGCAAGCCCGAAGACCTGCCCAGGGATCAGGCCGCCGTGACCTTCTGGCTCAGCAAGAAGTACCGCGTGGCCCCCGAGCCGCTGAGCGTGTTGGTGGCCCGGGCCTATGACGCCGGCACGCAATCGGGCATCGACCCGACGCTGATCCTGGCCGTCATGGGCATCGAATCGGGCTTCAATCCGTTTGCCCAAAGCGCCGTCGGCGCCCAGGGCCTGATGCAAGTGATGACCCGGGTGCACACCGACAAGTACCAGAACTTCGGCGGCCAGTTGGCGGCCTTCGACCCGGTGAGCAACCTGCGCGTGGGGGTCGAGATCTTGCAGGAATGCATTGCGCGCGCCGGTTCCATCGAGGGCGGCCTGCGCCATTACGTGGGCAGCGCCAACATGGTCGACGATGGCGGCTACGCCGCACGGGTCATGGCCGAGCATGCGCGTCTGCGCCAGGTGGCCAGCGCGCGGGCGCTGCCCATCTCCGGATGGGGGCAGTCAGGTGCTTGCAGCGCCTGCGCACCCCGGCCGCCGGCTTGA